A stretch of the Sphingobacterium thalpophilum genome encodes the following:
- a CDS encoding response regulator produces the protein MANKTILMLDDDRHVLEICSIILETNGYHVEVSETSHDIIEKVEAVQPDLILMDNWIPKIGGIEATRLLKSHPTFRDIPVIYLSANTDIEQLALQAGADSYLAKPFNLEDLENMVADLLCCS, from the coding sequence ATGGCAAATAAAACAATACTTATGCTCGACGATGATAGGCATGTTCTTGAAATATGTTCGATTATTCTCGAAACAAACGGTTACCATGTTGAAGTATCAGAAACCTCTCACGATATCATAGAAAAAGTGGAAGCAGTGCAACCAGATCTTATATTGATGGACAATTGGATTCCAAAGATTGGTGGAATAGAGGCTACACGACTTCTCAAGTCACACCCAACCTTCCGCGATATCCCTGTTATCTACCTTTCTGCAAATACCGATATTGAGCAACTCGCCCTGCAGGCTGGTGCGGACAGCTATTTGGCAAAACCATTTAATCTGGAAGACTTAGAGAACATGGTCGCCGATCTGCTTTGTTGTTCATAA
- a CDS encoding ferritin-like domain-containing protein — MDIQINNPAIINDLIKINNDRIEGYKDALTLAKKLEIRDLDEIFRRHIAQSEQFVAELSPYDRLAGKEPSEDTMISGKLFRLWMSIKVSISGNDRKSLLESCEKGEDAFKESYQRTLAEDSDQISVNVTNLIRMQLNKQLDAYNTIKVMRENELDN, encoded by the coding sequence ATGGACATACAAATAAACAATCCAGCCATCATCAATGACCTGATTAAAATCAACAATGATCGGATTGAAGGTTATAAGGATGCGCTAACGTTGGCAAAAAAATTGGAGATCCGCGATTTAGATGAAATTTTCAGACGCCATATTGCGCAATCTGAACAGTTTGTAGCGGAGCTGTCGCCATATGATAGGCTTGCTGGTAAAGAGCCTTCTGAAGATACTATGATAAGCGGAAAGCTCTTTCGTTTATGGATGAGCATTAAAGTTAGCATATCGGGCAACGACAGGAAAAGTTTACTCGAAAGCTGTGAAAAAGGAGAAGATGCTTTCAAGGAAAGCTATCAAAGAACCCTGGCTGAGGATAGTGACCAAATATCGGTAAATGTGACGAATTTAATAAGAATGCAATTAAACAAACAGTTAGATGCCTATAATACAATCAAGGTGATGCGTGAAAACGAGCTTGATAATTGA
- a CDS encoding PAS domain-containing protein, whose product MSNKENINETVEEDVLPLIYSAVDASSAGIIITDNRLPDNPIIYSNKAFERLTGYGYDDIVGHNCRFLQSADREQPARAIIAEAIRNGENLTIEIKNYRKDGQLFWNELSIAPIKNDQGEVTHFIGVQNDITRRKQAEEKLELERQQTEEKIKQRTESLRQNEEYLESVIQTIRESLVVLDPNLRVLTVNASFLRTFKVSATETIGKLLFDLGNRQWDIDDLRQLLETILPTNNPVLDFEVEHDFPHIGRKTMLLNAHRVELEGQYKDRILLAIDDITERRSIEKRKDDFLSIASHELKTPLTALKGYIQMVKKFLPQDNGKLAEIIQKSDIQIERLNKLMIELLEVSKIQSGKLDVHHKKFDFSKMVQEAIEQLQFNTDQHQIFLTAAHNIIYNGDETKLNQVVANLISNAIKYSPQADRVDVHLTEVNGHIKFSVTDYGLGIASEDQKKIFERFYRVSDIKQKIAGMGIGLYICQEIIKQHHGELWVDSKVGQGSTFSFILPNT is encoded by the coding sequence ATGTCAAATAAAGAAAATATAAATGAAACTGTTGAAGAGGATGTGCTGCCTTTGATTTATAGCGCAGTTGACGCCAGTTCCGCCGGTATTATCATTACAGACAATCGGCTTCCCGACAACCCGATAATCTATAGCAATAAAGCTTTCGAGCGCCTTACAGGATATGGTTACGACGACATCGTAGGGCACAACTGTCGCTTTTTACAGTCTGCAGACCGAGAGCAGCCTGCCCGTGCGATAATAGCTGAAGCCATAAGAAATGGGGAAAATCTGACTATAGAAATTAAAAATTACCGCAAAGATGGCCAACTTTTCTGGAACGAGCTTTCTATAGCGCCAATCAAAAATGATCAGGGGGAAGTGACGCATTTTATAGGTGTTCAAAATGACATTACCCGTCGGAAACAGGCCGAGGAAAAACTTGAACTTGAGCGGCAGCAAACGGAAGAAAAAATTAAACAGCGTACGGAAAGCCTTAGACAAAACGAAGAATATTTAGAAAGCGTTATTCAGACCATCCGTGAGAGTCTTGTCGTTCTTGACCCGAATTTACGTGTATTGACGGTCAATGCGTCCTTTCTAAGAACATTTAAAGTGAGTGCTACCGAAACTATTGGAAAACTGCTTTTTGACCTCGGAAATAGACAGTGGGATATTGACGATCTGCGCCAGTTGCTCGAAACAATTCTGCCGACCAACAATCCGGTACTGGATTTCGAAGTAGAACACGACTTTCCTCATATCGGCAGAAAAACCATGCTTTTAAATGCGCATCGTGTTGAGCTCGAAGGGCAGTATAAAGACCGGATCCTGTTGGCGATTGATGACATTACAGAGCGCCGCTCAATCGAGAAAAGAAAGGACGATTTTCTATCCATAGCAAGCCATGAATTGAAAACACCACTAACGGCTCTCAAAGGTTATATACAGATGGTTAAAAAATTCCTACCTCAGGATAATGGAAAGCTTGCAGAAATAATCCAAAAATCCGATATTCAGATCGAACGGCTCAATAAGCTTATGATAGAGCTATTGGAGGTGTCTAAAATACAATCTGGAAAGCTCGACGTACACCATAAAAAGTTTGATTTTTCAAAAATGGTTCAAGAAGCCATCGAACAGCTACAGTTTAACACGGACCAGCATCAGATTTTTCTAACAGCTGCCCATAATATCATATATAATGGCGACGAAACCAAACTGAATCAGGTCGTTGCAAACTTAATTTCAAATGCGATTAAATATTCACCGCAGGCGGACCGCGTTGATGTACATTTAACCGAGGTGAACGGCCATATTAAATTTTCGGTCACAGATTACGGTTTAGGTATCGCCAGCGAGGACCAAAAAAAGATCTTCGAACGATTTTATCGTGTCAGCGACATCAAGCAAAAAATAGCAGGAATGGGCATCGGCCTATATATTTGCCAAGAAATTATAAAACAGCATCACGGAGAACTATGGGTCGACAGTAAAGTAGGTCAGGGGTCGACATTTAGTTTTATTCTCCCAAACACTTAA
- a CDS encoding response regulator — MNQKKIFICDDDKGITDMLELVLEYYGFAPIVETDSVNAFEKIRESKPDLIIVDLWMPIISGDQLIRKIRNSDELKNIFILCISASRDGEEVASGAGADLFLPKPFDMDELITIIKQAIPEQ, encoded by the coding sequence ATGAATCAAAAGAAAATATTCATCTGCGATGATGATAAAGGTATTACGGATATGCTCGAATTAGTGTTAGAATATTATGGTTTTGCCCCAATTGTGGAAACCGATAGCGTCAATGCCTTTGAGAAAATACGTGAATCGAAACCCGACCTGATCATAGTCGACCTATGGATGCCCATTATTTCGGGAGATCAGTTGATCAGAAAAATCCGAAACAGTGACGAATTAAAAAATATTTTTATACTCTGTATATCGGCTAGCCGTGATGGTGAGGAAGTTGCTTCCGGAGCAGGAGCTGACCTATTCCTTCCCAAACCTTTTGATATGGATGAACTAATCACTATCATTAAACAGGCTATACCAGAACAATAA
- a CDS encoding winged helix-turn-helix transcriptional regulator, with translation MKKEASLSTSDVCKTRVLAIKDAMEILAGKWKFHIIGTLMLVDKLRFMELLREVEGIGAKMLSKELQDLEMNHLIRRTVLHTKPLTVEYELTECGKTLGPIIEEIAKWGITYRSTLYNKSEEM, from the coding sequence ATGAAAAAAGAGGCGAGCCTAAGTACCTCTGATGTGTGTAAAACAAGGGTGCTGGCGATAAAGGATGCGATGGAAATCTTAGCAGGCAAATGGAAGTTCCATATTATCGGCACACTGATGTTGGTCGACAAGCTGCGGTTTATGGAATTGTTGCGCGAAGTGGAGGGGATCGGCGCCAAGATGTTGTCAAAGGAGCTGCAGGACTTGGAAATGAATCATCTGATTAGAAGGACTGTATTACATACAAAGCCGCTCACTGTCGAGTATGAGCTGACTGAATGTGGAAAAACACTGGGGCCGATTATTGAAGAGATCGCAAAGTGGGGCATTACGTATAGAAGCACCCTGTATAATAAAAGTGAGGAGATGTGA
- a CDS encoding YceI family protein — MKKQLISGLAVILLLASCQNTNGDKATTTTAQEVTEQKGQTYTVEADKSSLKWTGYHKGGLNPRYGILKSEGTLSAENNQITGGTFTIDVNSILTDTASVDPTTAGGKKSTDLDAHLKSADFFDTAKYPTAKFEITKVAPFDATKEKSVVADATNTVSGNLTIKDKTVNVTFPAKITFNGDEVNFYSKFTIQRQDWGLTYGTEGNPQDWMIAQNVDIELNVVAKSSK; from the coding sequence ATGAAAAAACAATTAATCTCAGGTTTAGCTGTTATCCTTCTTTTGGCCTCCTGCCAGAACACAAACGGCGATAAAGCAACTACAACAACGGCGCAGGAAGTAACCGAGCAAAAAGGACAGACCTATACCGTAGAAGCGGACAAAAGTAGTTTGAAATGGACAGGTTATCATAAAGGGGGCTTAAATCCTCGCTATGGAATCTTAAAAAGCGAAGGAACCCTTTCTGCAGAAAACAATCAGATTACTGGCGGTACCTTCACAATCGACGTCAACTCCATCCTTACCGATACGGCTTCAGTAGATCCTACAACAGCCGGCGGTAAAAAATCGACCGATCTGGATGCTCACTTAAAGAGCGCAGACTTCTTCGATACCGCTAAATACCCTACAGCAAAATTTGAAATTACCAAAGTCGCCCCATTTGACGCTACAAAAGAAAAAAGCGTTGTGGCTGATGCAACAAATACGGTTAGTGGTAATCTAACGATCAAAGACAAAACAGTAAACGTTACCTTCCCTGCCAAAATCACTTTCAATGGTGACGAAGTAAATTTCTATTCGAAATTTACTATTCAGAGACAAGACTGGGGACTTACTTATGGTACCGAAGGTAATCCGCAAGACTGGATGATCGCCCAGAATGTGGATATCGAACTTAATGTTGTTGCAAAATCAAGCAAATAA
- a CDS encoding GNAT family N-acetyltransferase, whose protein sequence is MYLTIRPAEQNDAASVPSIMLQAMEDIVFRYIRQHNKEEAIRFLTQLFVESKNLYSYENTFVAVDDAGTVLGTLTGYNGDHFTQLRQPVLDLIQRLYENDLVPEAETTGHEYYIDSIAVSPLARGKGIGTELLTHAVNYAQRSGYQQVGLLVDLKNPSAQKLYERLGFKPGHKTYLMGAAYYHMHISLL, encoded by the coding sequence ATGTATTTGACAATTAGACCAGCAGAACAAAATGATGCGGCATCCGTGCCCAGCATCATGTTACAAGCAATGGAAGATATCGTCTTCCGGTATATACGACAGCACAACAAAGAAGAAGCGATTCGATTTCTGACACAACTTTTTGTCGAGTCAAAGAACTTATATAGTTACGAAAATACGTTCGTAGCCGTGGATGATGCAGGGACAGTCTTGGGGACATTGACAGGATACAACGGCGACCATTTTACCCAATTGCGTCAGCCTGTTCTGGACTTAATACAACGCCTATATGAAAACGATCTTGTTCCTGAAGCTGAAACCACAGGACATGAATATTATATTGATTCAATTGCCGTTTCACCATTGGCCAGAGGCAAAGGAATAGGGACTGAATTATTGACGCATGCCGTCAACTATGCTCAGCGTTCCGGATATCAACAAGTGGGCCTATTAGTGGATCTGAAAAACCCCAGTGCACAGAAGCTTTATGAACGGCTGGGCTTTAAACCAGGCCATAAGACCTACCTTATGGGTGCTGCATATTACCATATGCACATTTCACTCCTTTAG
- a CDS encoding HPP family protein, producing MKNQFHRQLRIYRYVIYRETLVDPWEHFWSFVGAFVGIFIIALIQSLHLPALENIFLIGSFGASSVLVYGAIQSPLAQPRNLIGGHVVSALAGVTVAQILPDIIWLTAPFAVALSIVCMQHTRTLHPPGGATALIAVSSGTKISSMGYWYVLSPVLSGCLILFVVALLFNNITKNRHYPVKMSRLRRSRREHLKKRFERIKQTASPSS from the coding sequence ATGAAAAATCAATTTCATAGACAGCTAAGGATTTATAGATATGTGATTTACCGCGAAACATTAGTTGATCCGTGGGAACATTTTTGGTCATTCGTTGGTGCTTTTGTTGGCATATTTATCATTGCTTTGATTCAGTCGCTCCACCTGCCCGCTCTGGAGAATATCTTTTTGATTGGATCCTTTGGAGCCTCTTCTGTTCTGGTATATGGAGCTATACAAAGCCCGCTTGCTCAGCCCCGAAACTTGATCGGCGGGCATGTGGTTTCGGCACTTGCCGGTGTAACCGTAGCCCAAATTCTTCCAGATATTATATGGCTCACCGCCCCTTTTGCGGTGGCTCTGTCGATTGTCTGCATGCAGCATACCCGGACATTACACCCTCCCGGTGGCGCTACAGCTTTAATCGCCGTAAGTAGCGGAACCAAGATCTCATCCATGGGCTACTGGTACGTACTGAGCCCCGTACTTTCAGGTTGCCTCATTTTATTTGTCGTGGCACTTTTGTTTAATAATATTACCAAAAACCGCCACTATCCTGTTAAAATGTCGCGTTTACGCAGATCAAGAAGAGAACATCTGAAAAAGAGATTTGAACGCATCAAGCAAACGGCGAGTCCATCCTCCTAA
- a CDS encoding VOC family protein encodes MKQVFINLAVADVNRSMDFYTQLGFENNPQFSDNDGKCMVWSEHIFVMLLSHDKFRTFTNKPLADTRDHISGLFALSVESVSRVNEIVEKGLKAGGIEPMPMLDHGFMQVRKIEDYDGHTWEIFYMDMSKLPAS; translated from the coding sequence ATGAAACAGGTATTTATTAATCTCGCTGTAGCCGATGTCAACAGATCAATGGACTTTTATACGCAGTTGGGATTTGAAAATAATCCACAATTTTCGGATAACGATGGGAAATGTATGGTTTGGAGCGAGCATATCTTTGTGATGCTGCTTTCGCATGACAAATTCAGGACCTTTACAAACAAACCTCTGGCGGACACAAGAGATCATATTTCCGGATTATTCGCGCTATCGGTAGAGAGTGTATCCCGCGTAAATGAGATTGTCGAAAAGGGACTGAAAGCCGGTGGTATCGAACCTATGCCGATGCTTGACCATGGGTTTATGCAGGTAAGAAAAATAGAAGATTATGACGGCCATACCTGGGAAATATTTTATATGGATATGAGCAAGTTGCCTGCTTCGTAA
- a CDS encoding Pr6Pr family membrane protein — translation MLYRNRSKLIFAATIGALAWFALIMQFVMGLRGANVSGAAYVVRFFSYFTVLSNALVALHCSYVVFSPKHRQERFLDSPAVVTAITLYIVIVGLIYNAVLRFLVQPQGLLKLVDELLHVVIPCLFFFYWWSFAEKRSLNWKLVCYWLLFPLVYLLYTLSHGVLSDFYPYPFVDVTELGIQHVLLNSLVITFVFLAVGLLLISLTRWKGRYRNKDEK, via the coding sequence ATGCTGTATCGAAATCGATCAAAGTTAATTTTTGCTGCGACTATCGGAGCGTTGGCGTGGTTCGCACTAATCATGCAGTTTGTAATGGGCTTGCGGGGGGCGAACGTAAGCGGCGCGGCATATGTCGTGCGGTTTTTTAGTTACTTTACTGTACTTAGCAATGCATTGGTTGCTTTACATTGTAGCTATGTTGTTTTCTCACCAAAGCATCGTCAGGAGCGTTTTCTTGATAGCCCTGCGGTGGTAACTGCCATCACGTTATACATAGTGATTGTAGGTCTTATTTATAATGCTGTGCTGCGTTTTTTGGTGCAGCCACAAGGACTGCTGAAATTGGTGGATGAGTTGCTGCATGTTGTGATTCCCTGTTTGTTCTTTTTCTATTGGTGGAGTTTTGCTGAAAAACGTAGCTTGAATTGGAAATTGGTTTGCTATTGGCTGTTATTTCCACTGGTTTATTTATTATATACATTGAGTCATGGTGTGTTGTCCGACTTTTATCCTTATCCTTTCGTAGACGTGACAGAGTTGGGTATCCAACATGTTTTGCTCAACAGCCTCGTGATTACTTTTGTTTTTTTAGCTGTCGGCCTGCTGTTGATCTCATTGACCCGGTGGAAAGGGAGGTATAGAAATAAAGATGAAAAATAA